The Cryobacterium sp. SO1 genomic sequence GTCTTCGCAACGGGCCCCGCGGCTGAGGCAGCCATCGCTGCGGGCGCCGACGAGGTCGGTGGCGACGAGCTCATCGAGAAGGTGGCCGCCGGCTATACCTCGTTCGACTCCGCCGTCTCGACCCCCGAGCTCATGGGTAAGGTCGGTCGTCTCGGTAAGGTCCTCGGCCCGCGCGGTCTCATGCCCAACCCGAAGACCGGAACCGTGACGCCTGACGTCGCCAAGGCCGTGTCCGACATCAAGGGCGGAAAGATCGAATTCCGCGTCGACAAGCACTCCAACGTGCACTTCGTCGTTGGCAAGGCTTCGTTCTCGGCCGACCAGCTGGGCGAAAACATCAGCGCAGCGCTCGAGGAGATCGTTCGCCTCAAGCCGAGCTCTTCCAAGGGCCGCTACATCACCAAGGGCGCTGTCTCGACCACCTTCGGTCCCGGCATCCCGCTTGATGTGAACAGCATCTAAGCATTTCGCTGGAGCGCTTCGCAAGAAACGCACATTGCAACAGGGGCCCGTCGCCAGACGGGCCCTTTTGTGTGCCCGGGGTGGTGGCGCCGTCACCCCAGTACTGGGCAGTCTGCGAGGTTTGGCGAGGGTAGCCCCCGTTGACGGCGGTACTGTGTCAAGCTCGGTAGCACGGGCAGTAGTGCCCGTCGCGAAGGAGGGGAATCGTGGCGTCAACAGGCGGGGAAACGGTCTATCTTACCCTGCGCGCGCGCATCCTCTCCGGCGAGCTGGGCTCTGGCCTGATGCTGAGGGAACAGGCCCTGGCCGAGGAACTCGGGGTGAGTCGCACCCCGGTTCGGGAAGCGCTTCGTCGCCTCGACGAGGCCGGGCTGGTGACAGTCGTGCCCAATCGCGGCGCCCAGGTCGTGCCGTGGACCGTCGAACAGGTTCGAGAAACCTACTTCGTTCGGGCCGGGCTCGAGAGCCGGGCCGCAGGCCTGGCCGCCAGCCGGATCACGCCAGACGAAATCGCCATGCTCAGCGTGCTCATCGACGCCATGGAACCCCTGGTGACGGCCGACGACGACCTCGGAGTCGCCGAGCTGGGCAGGCTTAACGCCGAGTTCCATCGCATCGTGGTCACCGCCTCCCGCAGCCCGCAACTGACGGCCCTCACCACCTCAGTTGCCCGGGTGCCGTTGATGGAGGCCGCCTTCCGCGCGCACGGTGCGCTGTACCGCTCGCGGAGCAACCACCAGCACCGCGATATCCTCACGGCCTTGCGCACGCGCGACAGCATTTGGGCCGAAGCGGCCATGCGATCGCACATCCTCGGCGCCCGCAACGCCGTCAGCGAAGCCTGACCGACGCGCGAATCGCGCGGTCTGGCTCGAACCGGGGTTCGACAGTGAGCGTCAGGGGCCGTTGGATCCCGGCGCGCCCCGCGCGACCAGCCGCTGGGTGTGCGGATGCTGAGGGGCGGTCAGCAGCTCCGGAACCGAGGCATACTCGACGATCGCGCCGTCGCTCATGATCGCGACCCGGTCGCATCGTACGGCGATCTCCACCCTCGAAGACACAGCGATGAGGGTGAAGCCGCGCTCCTGTTGCAGCGAGCGCAGCAGGTCCAGGAATTCCGCCTCGTCACCGGCAGAGAAGCCCCTGGTGGGATCGTCAGCGACGACCAGTTGCGGCCCGCCGACCAGCGCGCCGGCGAGCAGCACTCGCTGGCAGGTCACCGCCGGCGTCTCACCGGGGTAGGCCGCGAACACCCTCTCCGCGTCGTCAACGCCGACCCGGACGAGCAGCGCCAGAACAACCGAGGCTGCTAGGGAACGGGGCGTTTCGGTCTGGCGGGTGACCAGCGTCACGAGGTGCCGACCGATGCGAACGTTCGGGTCGAGGCGGTCGGCGGCCGGCGCGGTCAGGAACCCGATGCGCCGCCCCCGCAGGTGCCGGAAGTCCCGCTCAGGCAGCCCAACGAGCTCGATACCGTCGAACAGGATCGACCCGGACATGGCTGCGTGCCTCAGCTGCTGCATCCCCGAGATGGACTGACAAAGCAACGAGGTGCCGTCAGGGTCGTCGCCGATGACCGCAAGGGTCTGCCCACGCGGCAGCGTGAGGCTGACGCCGCCCAGCGGCTCCCGCTGCGCCCCTTCCCCGGTCGAGTGCGTGCGCAGATCGCGGATGTCGAGGAAATCGGCGGCCCGGAAACCTATGGAGGCTAGGGCCGGCGTGGTGGGGCTGGGCTGGGTGGGGCTGGGCTGGGGAGCGCTGGGCTGGGGAGCGCTGGGCAGCGCTGAGGAGAGTCCAGGTGGGGCGAGCAGGGCGGCGAGCCCGCCGTCCTGGGCCGAAGTCCGCAGCCGCGTGTCGACCATGGGCGGAGGGGTGCTTGTTGCGAGGGCGAGGGCAGCCATCACGAAGCCGACGGTGCCGAGCAGGATGCTCCCGAGTACTATGGGCAGGCTTTCGGTGGGGAGCAGCCGGGGCAGGTCGGTGGCCGGGAGCGGTGCGGCGAATGCGCCCTGAACAGTCAGTGAGCCACCGTAGAACACAAGGAATTCGACGAGTTGGATGGCCACGACTGCGGGTAGTGTGCGGTGGAGCACCCGGCGAACGACCGGCCAGGTGGTGGGCAGCCCCCGGCTGCGGGAGGTTTGCACGTGTCCCTCGGCGGCCATGATCAGCGTCGCCGCCCGGACGTGAACGGCGACGGCGACAGCGCCGCCGAACATCGCGATGGTGGCCGGAATGAGCAGGGTGTTCAGGGTGTCCAGGCCGGCGCCGGCAGACGCCTCATCGGCCAGGAACGGCAGGATCTCACCCTGCACCGCAAACCAGAAGACACTCACGAGCGTCAACCAGAGCAGGCACACGGCGCCCCCGGCAAGAATCAGGGCACGAAACCGCTGGTCGGCCCAGCCGTGGCGCCGCGGGACCAGGAGGCCTAAACCGACGCCCAGGAGACCGGACAGGATCGGTGCAACGACGGTGCCGGCGGCAAACGGCAGCCGCTCCGAAAGTGAGCGCAGCAACGCGGTGTCAGGTCCGGCCAGCGACCACGTGATAACCACTGGGGAGACCACCAGGGACAGCAGGACCAGCAGCCCCAACCATCGGGGCCATACAACAGCGCGCATGAGTGCTCGGATCTTGTTGGTGCGGCCGAACGTGAACTGACGTGTGCGGCAGAATCGGACTTGTGCTAACTGTATGCAATAAAGCCGCAGTGTGTCACCGATTTTGGCAGATCTGCCGGGCGCGACGCAGTCAATTACCTGATCGTGCATGCATATTGCATGGTGGCGACGACAAATCGGTCGGTCCGGTGCTCGGTGGGGCACCCCGGACGACCGACCGGACGCGCCGCAAGCAGGAAACAAACCGGCAACACCGGGCGACTAACATCCAGTCATGGTTGACCTCTTCAGCGGCTATGGCGCTACCTCCGCACCGCCCCGCGAGCGAGGCGCAACGTCGGCCTGGGACGAGATGTTCCCGGATCCGTCGTCGCTCTCGCCCACGGAAACCCGGGCGGCCTACAAGGATGTGTACAACGCGCTCGCCCGTATGACCCAGGAGGAACTGCGGGGGCGCACCGACGCCCTGGCCAGCTCCTACCTGGCCCAGGGGGTGACGTTCGACTTCGCCGGCGAGGAGCGGCCGTTTCCGCTCGACGCCGTGCCCCGGGTGATCGAGCAGCCGGAATGGGTGAACGTAGAGGCCGGCATCAAGCAGCGGGTCCTCGCGCTGGAGGCCTTCCTCGCCGACATCTATGGCCCGCAGGCAGCGGTGCGGGACGGAGTCATTCCGGCCGGCCTGATCACGTCGTCCAAGCACTTCCACCGTCAGGCGGCTGGGATCACGTCGGCGAACAACGTGCGGATCCAGGTGTCCGGCATCGACCTGATCCGAGACGAGGTGGGCGCCTGGCGGGTGCTCGAAGACAACGTGCGCGTGCCCAGCGGGGTCAGCTACGTCATCTCCAATCGGCGCGTGATGGCGCAGACCCTGCCCGAACTGTTCGTCTCGATGCGGGTGCGCCCGGTGGGCGACTACCCCAACAAGCTGTTGCAGGCCCTGCGCGCCTCGGCCCCGGCCGGCGTCGACGACCCCAACATCGTGGTGCTCACCCCCGGCGTCTTCAACTCCGCCTACTTCGAGCACACCCTGCTGGCCCGGCTGATGGGGGTGGAGCTCGTCGAGGGCCGCGACCTGTTCTGCTCCGGCGGCCGGGTCTGGATGCGCACCACCGCCGGTCCCACAAGGGTCGACGTGATCTACCGCAGGGTCGACGACGAGTTCCTGGACCCCCTGCAGTTCCGCGCCGATTCGCAGTTGGGCTCGCCGGGCATCCTGATGGCCGCACGCCTGGGCAACGTGACCATCGCCAACGCTGTGGGCAACGGCGTCGCCGACGACAAGTTGGTCTACACCTACCTGCCCGAGCTGATCAAGTACTACCTCGGCGAGGATGCGATCATCCCCAACGTGGACACCTGGCGGCTCGAAGACCCGCTCGCGCTGGAGGAGGTGCTCGACAGGCTCGACGAACTCGTGGTCAAGCCCGTCGACGGCTCCGGCGGCAAGGGCCTCGTGGTGGGGCCGGCGGCGTCCAAGACGGAGCTGGAGACCCTGCGGCAACGGCTGCTCGCGGATCCGCGCGGCTGGATCGCCCAGCCGGTGGTGCAGCTGTCGACCATCCCCACCCTCGTCGACGACGGGATGCGTCCCCGGCACGCGGACCTCCGTCCGTTCGCCGTGAACGACGGGTCGGATGTCTGGGTGCTGCCCGGCGGGCTCACTCGGGTGGCCCTGCCTGAGGGTGAGCTCGTGGTGAACTCCAGCCAGGGCGGCGGCTCGAAGGACACCTGGGTGATCGGGCTCGAGCCCGACTTCAACACCGGTGGCGGCTCGGCCCGCAACATCCAAGGTCTCGTCAACGACCAGGCCGCAAACACCCAGTCCATCTCGGTCATCCCGACCCGGGTCGTCGACCATTCCCCGCAGGACACCCCGCCGGGAGGCGACCAGGATCAAGAACAGCAACAGCAACAGCAACAGCAACACGCCATCACTCCAGCCGGAAGGATCCTCGAATGCTGAGCCGCATCGCCGAGAGCCTGTTCTGGATCGGCCGTTACATCGAACGCAGCGACGGCACGGCCCGCATCCTGGACGTGCACCTGCAGCTGCTGTTGGAGGACCCGTGGATCGAAGAAAACCTGGCCTGCCGGTCCCTGCTGCACCTGATGGGCAGCTCGGTACCGCCCGACCGTGAGCTGACCCGCAAGGACGTGCTCGCGACCCTGGCGGCGGACCGCACGCATCCGGCCTCGATCGCGTACTCGCTCGGCGCCGCCAGGGAGAACGCCCGGCGGGCCAGGGAGATCGTGTCGACCGAACTGTGGGAGTGCCTGAACACCACGTACACGAAGATGCCTAAGAACATCGCCAGCGCCAAGACGCACGACTTCTTCGGCTGGGTGCGCGAACGCGCGGCCCTGGCCGTGGGCATCGTCGAGTCCAGCGCCAGCCGGGACGACGCCTGGCACTTCTTCACTCTGGGCCGCAGCCTCGAACAGGCCGACATGACCGCGCGGCTGCTGGCCACCCGGTCGCTGACCGAGAACAGCGGGCCGTCCTGGACGACCATCCTGCGCTCTTGCGGGGCGTACGAGTCGTATCTGCGCACCTACCGTGGGGTGCCCTCGGCCCGGAACGCTGCCGAATTCCTGCTGCTTGACCGGCTGTTCCCGCGGTCGATCGTCTTCTCGATCTCGCGGGCGGAGCAGTGCCTGCAGGAGTTGGAACCGCGCACCGACCGGTTAGGCGTCTCCGAGTCGTCCCAGCGGGTGCTCGGCCAGATCCGCAGCCAGTTGGAATACCGGCCGATCATGGAGATCCTGAACGACCTGCCTGGGCACATGGACATGGTGCAGGACGCCACCAGCACCGCGTCGGAGTCGATCGGGCAACGGTACTTCCCGACCAGCGCTGTGCCCACCTGGACGGGAGAGGCATCGTGAAGCGCCTGCGCATCCGGCACACCACCGGTTACCGGTACAACGGTGAGGTCGCGACGTCGTACAACGAGGCGCGGATGCTGCCTGGCACGTCGCCGGACCAATTCGTGTTGTACTCCAACCTGGACATCAGCCCGGTGTCGAGCAACCACAACTACGTGGACTACTGGGGCACCCGGGTGTCGTCGTTCGAGGTGCTCACCCCGCATGCCGAGCTCACCCTCACCGCCAACAGCCTGGTGGAGGTGTCGCCACGGGAGCACCCGCTGCATCCGATGCCTTGGGGCGACCTGGCGGCGCTGGTGGCCAGGTCGACCTCGTCGGTCGAACAGTCCTGGCAGACGCCTCTCACCGAGCCGCCGGAGGATGTGGTGGCCAGCGCCGCCGAAATCGCCGGCCGGCTGGACCCGTGTGACGCGGCGCTGGCGATCTGCCGGTTCGTGGGCGAGAACATTGCCTACGTGCAGGGGGTCACCGGTGTGAAGACCAATGCCCGCGAGGCCTGGTCCGACAAGCGCGGAGTCTGTCAGGACATCACCCACGTGGCCCTCGGGGCGCTTCGCTCGGTCGGTATCCCGGCCCGCTACGTGTCCGGCTACCTGCACCCCAAGCCCCAGGCTGCGATCGGGGAGACCGTCACCGGGGAGTCGCATGCCTGGGTGGAGTGGTTCTGCGGAGATTGGCGCGGCTACGATCCCACAAACCTGATCGACATCGGCGACCGGCACGTGGGAGTGGGTCGCGGCCGGGACTACAACGACATCGCCCCGCTGCGCGGTGTCTACGCCGGGTCGGGCGGGTCACAGCTGTTCGTGAAGGTGGAGATCACCCGGGAGTCGTGAGAGTCGGCTGGGCTGCGGCGGCCGGGCTGCCTAGACTGGTAGTTGCAAGCGCGTTGTACTTGCGTTTGTAGCTGGAGTCAGGTCGAGGGAGCAGCACGGATGAGCATCGAAGACGACGCCGTCGAGGTCCGGGCGCAGGGCTGGCGCACGCTCGCCGCCCTGCACGGCCGCATCGAGACCGTGCTGGAGCGCGCCCTGCAGGCCGGCTTCGACCTCTCGGTGGTGGAGTTCACTGTTCTGGATGCCCTCAGCCGCCAGCACGGCTGGCACATGCGGATGCAGCAGCTCGCGCGTGCCGCGGCGCTGTCGAGCAGTGCGACGACCCGCCTGGTGAACCGGTTGGAGGACCGGGCGCTGCTCACCCGCATCCTCTGCGCCGACGACCGTCGGGGCATCTATACCGAGCTCACCGAGACCGGCAAGGCCCTGCTGGCCCGGGCCCGCCCGGTCTACGACGACGCGCTCGCCGGCGCTCTGTCCGCCGCCGAGGAGGAGCCGGAGCTCGGCCCGCTCGTCGACGCCCTGCACCGCCTGCCCGACCTGGCCCGAGCCTCCGCCTGACCCGAGCTCCGGCCTGACCCCGCCTGAGCCTCGGTCTGACCCCGCCCGAGCCTCCGCCGCCCGCCCGCCCGCCCGCGCGGCGCGCCCGCCCGAGCCGCCCGCCCGCGCGGCGCGCCCGCCGTCCCGAGCCGCCCGCCCTGCGAGTCCTGATTCGCCCGATTCTGCTAATACGCGCGCCGCCCAACTAGCAAAACCGGGCGAGTCTCGCGGCACGCTTGGGCGACTTGCCCGGAATCGCTAGTGCGACAGTGGCAACGACTAGCCGAAATGGGCGAGCCACGGCGGGAGGCGTGGCAGTCAGGCGGGGGAGTGCGCCTCGAGGAACTCGTAGACCTCGGTGGGGTCGACGCCGGGAAAGGTGCCCGTTGGCAGGGCGGCGAGCAGGCTCGTGGGGGTGCGGGCAACCGGCCAGGATTGGCCTTCCCACCGGCCGGAGAGGGTATCGGGTGCCCGCCGGCAGCAGGATTCATCCGGGCAGCTGGACACCGCACGGTTGGTGGTCTCCCGGCCGCGGAACCAGTTGACGTGGGTGAACGGCACGCCGACGCTCACCGAGTAGTCGCCTTCCTTGGCCTTCTCGATGCGTGAGGTGCACCAGAAGGTGCCGGACGGCGTGTCGGTGTACTGGTACCAGGGGCTGAACCGGTCGGGCACATCGAAGACCGTGCGGGCGGTCCAGCTGCGACAGACCGTGGAGCCCTCCACGGCGCCGAGGGCGTCGCTGGGGAACTGCACGTCGTCGTTCTCGTAGGCCTTGATGATGGTGCCGGACTCGTGCACTTTCATGAAGTGCACCGGGATGCCCAGCCTGGCCGTGGCCAGGTTGGTGAAGCGGTGCGCGGCGGTCTCGTAAGACACCGAGAAGGCATCCCTCAGGTCTTCGAGCGAGATCCGGCGGGCGGCTTTGGCGTCGTTCAAGAGGCGCAGGGTGTCGGTTTCGGGCAACAGGATGGCGGCGGTCAGGTAGTTGGTCTCCACCCGCTGTCGCAGAAAGTCGGCGTAACTTTCCGGCTCCGAGTGCCCGCAGAGGTGGCTGGCGAAGGCCTGGAGGATCGGGGAGCGACTGTCGCGGGACGCTGACTGCTCGGTGGGCAAGTAAATTCGTCCGTTGCGCTTGTCGGTCACCGACCGAGTGGAGTGCGGCAGGTCACCCACGTAGTGCAGGGAGAAGCCGAGGTGGGCGGCCATGTCGGCGACCACCTGGTGCGAGACCGGGCCGCCGGAATGACCGACGGCCGTGAGCAGCTCAAGCGCCTGCGCCTCGAGGTCGGGGAAGTAGTTGTCCCGCTCGCGCATCTCGGCGCGCAGCTGGGCGTTGGCGCGCCGGGCCTCCTCCGGGGTGGCCGCGCGTTCCCGGTGCAGCCGTTCGATCTCGTTGTGCAGGGTGAGGATGGTCTGCAGGGTCTCGTCGGGTTGGCCGGGGCCGACCCGGAACCGGGGCAGCCCGAGGGCCGTGAAGACCGGCCCGCGTTGAGCCCGTTCGACGGCGATCTCCAGCGCCGCCCGGGGGCTGGGCGCATCGGTGCGCAGTAGCTCGTCGACTGAGGTGTCCAGCGCCGCGGCGATCAGTCGCAGCATCGACAGGCGCGGTTCGCGTTTGCCGTTTTCGATCATCGAAATCTGCGAGGGTGCCCGGTCGACGGCCGCGGCGAGGGTGTCGAGGGTGAGTCCGAGCCGATGCCGCCGGTCCCGGATGCGACGACCCAGGGTGAGGGCGTCGAGGCCGGTTTCGCCCGGGTCGGCGGCGCCGGAGGGCCTGATCGGGGCAGGCGCCGGTCGGGTGGGTGCGGCGGGGGACGAAAAGCTGGGATCGACGGTGACCATGTGCTCATGGTCACATGCGGCGATTGTTCACACAACCGGAAGAACAGGAATTCTTCTTCGGAACGAGCCGGGGATGCGGGCGATGGCGCGCCGCAGAGTGGGTGCACGCACCAGATCCGCCCCGCACGATCCGCAATGACGCAGACCGAGGAGAACACCATGACGCACCCCACCGCATCCGGCCCCAACGCATCAGGCACCCCCGCATCCGGAGCCCGGCCCGGCGACCAGACTCAGACGGCCGCAGAACTCGCCCTGGAGTGGGCCGCCGACCCGCGCTGGGAGGGCGTGCGTCGCGACTACACCGCCGAGGACGTCATCGCGCTGCGCGGTGCGGTTCGGGAAGAGCGCACCCTGGCTCGACGCGGCGCCGAGAAGCTCTGGGAGCTCATCCACCAGAACGGCACCCCGGAGAACCCGGAGT encodes the following:
- a CDS encoding transglutaminase family protein, whose translation is MKRLRIRHTTGYRYNGEVATSYNEARMLPGTSPDQFVLYSNLDISPVSSNHNYVDYWGTRVSSFEVLTPHAELTLTANSLVEVSPREHPLHPMPWGDLAALVARSTSSVEQSWQTPLTEPPEDVVASAAEIAGRLDPCDAALAICRFVGENIAYVQGVTGVKTNAREAWSDKRGVCQDITHVALGALRSVGIPARYVSGYLHPKPQAAIGETVTGESHAWVEWFCGDWRGYDPTNLIDIGDRHVGVGRGRDYNDIAPLRGVYAGSGGSQLFVKVEITRES
- a CDS encoding ATP-binding cassette domain-containing protein — protein: MRAVVWPRWLGLLVLLSLVVSPVVITWSLAGPDTALLRSLSERLPFAAGTVVAPILSGLLGVGLGLLVPRRHGWADQRFRALILAGGAVCLLWLTLVSVFWFAVQGEILPFLADEASAGAGLDTLNTLLIPATIAMFGGAVAVAVHVRAATLIMAAEGHVQTSRSRGLPTTWPVVRRVLHRTLPAVVAIQLVEFLVFYGGSLTVQGAFAAPLPATDLPRLLPTESLPIVLGSILLGTVGFVMAALALATSTPPPMVDTRLRTSAQDGGLAALLAPPGLSSALPSAPQPSAPQPSPTQPSPTTPALASIGFRAADFLDIRDLRTHSTGEGAQREPLGGVSLTLPRGQTLAVIGDDPDGTSLLCQSISGMQQLRHAAMSGSILFDGIELVGLPERDFRHLRGRRIGFLTAPAADRLDPNVRIGRHLVTLVTRQTETPRSLAASVVLALLVRVGVDDAERVFAAYPGETPAVTCQRVLLAGALVGGPQLVVADDPTRGFSAGDEAEFLDLLRSLQQERGFTLIAVSSRVEIAVRCDRVAIMSDGAIVEYASVPELLTAPQHPHTQRLVARGAPGSNGP
- a CDS encoding alpha-E domain-containing protein, with translation MLSRIAESLFWIGRYIERSDGTARILDVHLQLLLEDPWIEENLACRSLLHLMGSSVPPDRELTRKDVLATLAADRTHPASIAYSLGAARENARRAREIVSTELWECLNTTYTKMPKNIASAKTHDFFGWVRERAALAVGIVESSASRDDAWHFFTLGRSLEQADMTARLLATRSLTENSGPSWTTILRSCGAYESYLRTYRGVPSARNAAEFLLLDRLFPRSIVFSISRAEQCLQELEPRTDRLGVSESSQRVLGQIRSQLEYRPIMEILNDLPGHMDMVQDATSTASESIGQRYFPTSAVPTWTGEAS
- a CDS encoding GntR family transcriptional regulator, coding for MASTGGETVYLTLRARILSGELGSGLMLREQALAEELGVSRTPVREALRRLDEAGLVTVVPNRGAQVVPWTVEQVRETYFVRAGLESRAAGLAASRITPDEIAMLSVLIDAMEPLVTADDDLGVAELGRLNAEFHRIVVTASRSPQLTALTTSVARVPLMEAAFRAHGALYRSRSNHQHRDILTALRTRDSIWAEAAMRSHILGARNAVSEA
- a CDS encoding circularly permuted type 2 ATP-grasp protein; its protein translation is MVDLFSGYGATSAPPRERGATSAWDEMFPDPSSLSPTETRAAYKDVYNALARMTQEELRGRTDALASSYLAQGVTFDFAGEERPFPLDAVPRVIEQPEWVNVEAGIKQRVLALEAFLADIYGPQAAVRDGVIPAGLITSSKHFHRQAAGITSANNVRIQVSGIDLIRDEVGAWRVLEDNVRVPSGVSYVISNRRVMAQTLPELFVSMRVRPVGDYPNKLLQALRASAPAGVDDPNIVVLTPGVFNSAYFEHTLLARLMGVELVEGRDLFCSGGRVWMRTTAGPTRVDVIYRRVDDEFLDPLQFRADSQLGSPGILMAARLGNVTIANAVGNGVADDKLVYTYLPELIKYYLGEDAIIPNVDTWRLEDPLALEEVLDRLDELVVKPVDGSGGKGLVVGPAASKTELETLRQRLLADPRGWIAQPVVQLSTIPTLVDDGMRPRHADLRPFAVNDGSDVWVLPGGLTRVALPEGELVVNSSQGGGSKDTWVIGLEPDFNTGGGSARNIQGLVNDQAANTQSISVIPTRVVDHSPQDTPPGGDQDQEQQQQQQQQHAITPAGRILEC
- a CDS encoding helix-turn-helix transcriptional regulator → MVTVDPSFSSPAAPTRPAPAPIRPSGAADPGETGLDALTLGRRIRDRRHRLGLTLDTLAAAVDRAPSQISMIENGKREPRLSMLRLIAAALDTSVDELLRTDAPSPRAALEIAVERAQRGPVFTALGLPRFRVGPGQPDETLQTILTLHNEIERLHRERAATPEEARRANAQLRAEMRERDNYFPDLEAQALELLTAVGHSGGPVSHQVVADMAAHLGFSLHYVGDLPHSTRSVTDKRNGRIYLPTEQSASRDSRSPILQAFASHLCGHSEPESYADFLRQRVETNYLTAAILLPETDTLRLLNDAKAARRISLEDLRDAFSVSYETAAHRFTNLATARLGIPVHFMKVHESGTIIKAYENDDVQFPSDALGAVEGSTVCRSWTARTVFDVPDRFSPWYQYTDTPSGTFWCTSRIEKAKEGDYSVSVGVPFTHVNWFRGRETTNRAVSSCPDESCCRRAPDTLSGRWEGQSWPVARTPTSLLAALPTGTFPGVDPTEVYEFLEAHSPA
- a CDS encoding MarR family winged helix-turn-helix transcriptional regulator, whose protein sequence is MSIEDDAVEVRAQGWRTLAALHGRIETVLERALQAGFDLSVVEFTVLDALSRQHGWHMRMQQLARAAALSSSATTRLVNRLEDRALLTRILCADDRRGIYTELTETGKALLARARPVYDDALAGALSAAEEEPELGPLVDALHRLPDLARASA
- the rplA gene encoding 50S ribosomal protein L1: MAPKSKAYRAAVEKIEADKFYTPTEAVTLARETGSVKFNSTVEVALKLGVDPRKADQMVRGTVILPHGTGKTARVIVFATGPAAEAAIAAGADEVGGDELIEKVAAGYTSFDSAVSTPELMGKVGRLGKVLGPRGLMPNPKTGTVTPDVAKAVSDIKGGKIEFRVDKHSNVHFVVGKASFSADQLGENISAALEEIVRLKPSSSKGRYITKGAVSTTFGPGIPLDVNSI